The following proteins come from a genomic window of Limosilactobacillus reuteri:
- a CDS encoding IS30 family transposase: MGTTILSFQNRIVIETLHNEGRSLRYIANYLGFSKTTVFNELHRLNGEYQAELAQTDFERKVSQRGRKSSLTKSLKHLIEEKIQVQKWSPEQVAHVVGIAYKTVYNWIDQGWLDVQLPDLPDHGIRRHRAKEKRGTFSHGRSIEERPHKVETRQEFGHFEADTVLSGKRKGQAVATFVERKSRLTIVKRLHGRDSQSMTQAVLELASQLQDKLKTLTVDHGKEFANYQAIEQLTGTQVYFAHAYSPHERGSNENRNRVLRRFIPKGQAIEELSDRQLVQINWYLNSRPIKCLNWHTPIEIFLLNLRH, from the coding sequence ATGGGCACCACTATTTTATCATTCCAGAACCGCATTGTCATTGAAACGCTTCATAATGAAGGACGTTCCTTACGATACATCGCTAATTACTTAGGCTTTAGTAAAACCACAGTCTTTAACGAACTTCACCGGCTCAACGGTGAGTATCAAGCTGAACTAGCGCAAACTGACTTTGAACGCAAGGTTAGTCAACGGGGGCGGAAGTCTTCACTCACTAAAAGCCTTAAGCACTTGATTGAGGAAAAAATTCAAGTCCAGAAGTGGTCCCCTGAACAAGTTGCCCATGTAGTTGGGATTGCCTACAAGACGGTCTATAACTGGATTGATCAAGGATGGCTTGATGTACAGTTACCCGATTTGCCTGATCATGGAATTCGTCGTCATCGTGCTAAAGAAAAGCGTGGTACGTTCAGTCACGGCCGCTCCATTGAGGAGCGTCCTCATAAAGTCGAAACTCGCCAAGAATTCGGCCACTTTGAAGCTGATACCGTACTTTCTGGCAAACGTAAAGGTCAAGCTGTGGCGACTTTTGTGGAGCGTAAGAGTCGCCTGACAATTGTTAAACGGCTCCATGGTCGCGACAGTCAGTCCATGACTCAAGCCGTACTTGAACTAGCTAGTCAACTTCAAGACAAGCTCAAGACGCTTACCGTGGATCATGGGAAAGAGTTCGCTAACTATCAGGCAATTGAACAGCTAACAGGTACTCAGGTTTATTTTGCCCATGCTTATTCACCACATGAACGCGGTAGTAATGAGAACCGTAACCGAGTTTTGCGACGGTTTATTCCCAAGGGACAAGCCATTGAAGAGCTGAGCGATCGCCAGCTGGTTCAAATCAATTGGTATCTGAATTCCCGACCAATTAAATGTCTTAACTGGCACACACCAATCGAGATCTTCTTGCTTAATCTACGTCACTAA